The proteins below are encoded in one region of Pontibacter deserti:
- the sppA gene encoding signal peptide peptidase SppA, which produces MLNFLKYVLATIVGLLLFSFISILILIGIAASAASKDEVRIVENSVLELKLDNPITERDPHNPWQELGFAFGGFSSTDGLDQIKASIRKAKTDDNIKGIFLNMRFVDAGMAKLEEIRNELIDFKKSGKFVVSYSDISNEKAYYLASVADKIYVNPLGTPEFNGMSSEVYFFKGTLEKLDIKPQIFKVGEFKSAVEPFFLDKMSEPARLQMQSFLNSINDFQLRNIAKSRNKTYEELKNISDNLLVRDAADAKKYGLITDVGYYDEAINYIKKKAGIKEDGKLELVALSKYKKAEGKEEKNSSKNRIAVIYAEGDIVDGKGDDDEIGSERYAEAIRKARLDERVKAVVLRISSPGGSALASDVLWREIQLTRKVKPVIASMSDMAASGGYYLAMGCDTIVAHPNTITGSIGVFGIIPNIQGFMNNKLGITVDNVKTGKYSDVPTLTRPMTAFEQEVVQRQINQIYDVFTKKAAQGRGMTQDKLKEYASGRVWSGAEAKQRNLVDVFGGLETAIKIAAEKANIKDDYRLTELPARKSFLEELMGDMGSQVKEQYVKAELGELYPLYNMYKKVEHIQGIQTRMPYNLSVE; this is translated from the coding sequence ATGCTAAACTTCCTGAAATATGTGCTGGCAACTATTGTAGGCTTGCTCTTATTCTCTTTCATCAGCATCCTTATCCTGATTGGCATAGCAGCCAGCGCCGCGTCTAAAGACGAAGTTCGGATTGTAGAGAATTCTGTACTGGAACTGAAACTGGATAACCCGATTACAGAGCGCGACCCGCATAACCCATGGCAGGAGCTTGGTTTCGCTTTTGGTGGCTTCTCCAGCACCGATGGCCTTGACCAGATCAAAGCATCTATCCGCAAAGCTAAAACCGACGATAATATTAAAGGTATCTTCCTGAACATGCGTTTCGTGGACGCAGGTATGGCGAAGCTTGAAGAGATCCGTAATGAGCTTATTGACTTTAAGAAGTCCGGCAAGTTCGTGGTTTCTTACAGCGATATCTCGAATGAGAAAGCGTATTACCTGGCATCGGTAGCTGATAAGATCTATGTAAACCCACTGGGCACGCCGGAGTTTAACGGCATGAGCTCTGAAGTATACTTCTTTAAAGGTACTTTAGAAAAGCTTGATATTAAGCCGCAGATATTTAAAGTTGGTGAATTTAAAAGTGCTGTAGAGCCTTTCTTCCTGGATAAAATGAGCGAGCCGGCACGTCTGCAGATGCAGTCTTTCCTTAACTCGATCAACGATTTCCAGCTACGCAACATTGCCAAATCCCGCAACAAGACCTACGAAGAACTAAAGAATATTTCTGATAACCTGCTGGTGCGCGATGCTGCTGATGCTAAGAAGTATGGCCTGATTACGGATGTGGGTTACTACGATGAAGCGATCAACTATATCAAGAAAAAAGCAGGTATAAAAGAAGATGGCAAACTGGAACTGGTTGCCTTGAGCAAGTATAAGAAAGCAGAAGGCAAAGAAGAGAAGAACTCCTCTAAAAACCGCATTGCTGTTATTTATGCTGAGGGTGATATTGTAGACGGTAAAGGCGATGATGATGAGATCGGCAGCGAGCGTTATGCAGAAGCTATCAGAAAAGCCCGCCTCGATGAAAGGGTAAAAGCTGTAGTGCTACGTATTAGCTCACCGGGTGGTAGCGCCCTGGCGTCTGATGTGCTGTGGCGTGAAATTCAGCTGACCCGTAAAGTAAAACCAGTTATTGCTTCCATGTCAGATATGGCGGCATCCGGTGGGTATTACTTAGCGATGGGTTGCGATACCATTGTGGCGCATCCAAACACAATTACAGGTAGCATAGGCGTATTCGGTATCATCCCGAACATACAGGGCTTCATGAATAACAAACTGGGTATTACTGTGGATAATGTAAAAACCGGCAAGTATTCAGATGTACCAACGCTTACCCGACCAATGACTGCTTTTGAGCAGGAAGTTGTACAGCGCCAGATAAACCAGATCTATGATGTGTTTACAAAGAAAGCTGCACAAGGCCGTGGCATGACGCAGGATAAACTGAAGGAGTATGCTTCCGGTCGTGTATGGTCGGGTGCAGAAGCCAAGCAACGTAACCTGGTAGATGTGTTTGGCGGACTGGAAACAGCCATTAAGATAGCCGCCGAAAAAGCTAACATTAAAGACGACTACAGGTTAACTGAGTTACCAGCCCGTAAATCGTTTTTAGAGGAACTGATGGGAGATATGGGTTCTCAGGTAAAAGAGCAATATGTAAAAGCCGAACTTGGCGAACTATACCCGCTGTACAACATGTACAAAAAGGTGGAGCACA